The following is a genomic window from Sciurus carolinensis chromosome 3, mSciCar1.2, whole genome shotgun sequence.
AGGTCAGAGAGGGCCCTCAGCAGAGCATATGGCATATCATTAGCACTGTGAATATCGGCCATGTCTCTCCTGAGGAGGCAAGGAGAGAGGGTTCCAGGGCTTGCTGGTCAGGGCTGccctttctttttgcttctgtcCCTTTCAGGTATCAGCTGTGAGGACCAGCCAGCTGTTGGAGGgctggcccaggaggctgaggaaggtgtCTTCACGTACGTTTTCCGGCCATCCCACCACACACGAAGCCGACAGGTGACTTCGGCCCAGCTGTGGTTCCATACGGGGTTAGACAAGAAGAGCACAGTGGTCTCAAATAGCTCTGGGCCCCTGCTAAGCCTGCTGGTGCTGTCATCTGGGGGACCCATGGCTGTGCCCATGTTCTTGGGCCAGGCACCCCCTCGCTGGGCGGTGCTGCATCTGGACACCTCTGTTCTTCCTCTGCTGACTCACCCTGTCCTGGTGTTACTGCTGCGATGTCCTCTCTGTTCCTGCTCAGACAGGCCAGAGACCACACCCTTCCTGGTGGCCCACACTAGGGCCAGACCACCCAGTGGAGGGGAGAGAGCTCGGCGCTCTACTCCCCCAATGCCCTGGCCTTGGTCTCCTGCTGCTCTGCGCCTGCTGCAGAGGCCTCCGGAGGAACCTGCTGCCCACGCCTACTGCCACAGAGCTGCACTCAACATCTCTTTCCAGGAGCTGGGCTGGGACCGCTGGATTGTGCACCCTCCCAGCTTCATCTTTCACTACTGTCATGGTGGCTGTGGACTGCCCACCCCACCAGACCTACCCCTGCCAGTCCCTGGTGTTCCCCCTACCCCTGTCCAGCCCCTTTCTTTGGTGCCAGGGGCCCAGCCTTGCTGTGCTGCCCTCCCAGGGACCATGAGGCCCCTACATGTCCGTACCACTTCAGATGGAGGTTACTCTTTCAAGTATGAGACGGTACCTAACCTTCTCACGCAACACTGTGCTTGTATCTAAGGGGTTCCGCTTCCTTAGCCCAAAGCTGGTGACCAAACCCCAGTGATTGTCAGCTGGAAGGAAGGGCAGAGTGCAGAAAATAAATggtttcccctcccttcttccttctatttctctGCCAGAGGcctcccctccccattccccCTCTGTCCCATGGGTATCATGTGACAATAAAGAACAGTGCATATGACTTGGCATGCATTCTCAGGCTTCTCTGATATGGTGTAGGGTAGGTTCGGGCTCCAAGAGCATAGGATTGTGGGATTTCAAGTCACTTAGCCACACTTGACCTCATAGATCTGGGATCCAAGAGCTGTAATTGGGTTGGTTTCTGTTGGGAAGTTACAAAGGTGTCCCAAGCTCCTTGGACAGCCACTCTGGAGACAGAATTGGCCCTCCTGCAAGCTGACATGTCATTCAGGCTGCCTGCCCTGCCACACCTGAAAGAAACTGCTATACTCAGTATCTCCATCCACTGTGGCCATAAGCCCCTTCCTCTGCCATTCTCTGTTCTTGTTGAGAATGCCTTGCTCAAAGTCAGgggatttgggctggggagatagctcagtcagtagggtgcttgccttgcaaacacaaagccctgggttcaatcaccagcaccaaaaaaaaaaaaaaaaaaaaaaaaaaaagtcaggggaTTTATTGCCTGGCCTTTGGAACCCCCTGGGAAAAAATTGTTCAGAGCTAGTCAGATCTTGGGATATTTCGGGAGGCTGGCTGGGAAGAAAGGGACAGATGTATGAGTTGGTGGTGTCAGAAAGAAGTTTAAAAGGGCAGAGAGGTGTTAAGTCAGATTACCAGAATGAATTCAGACCCAGGAATGAGGTCttcatgaaatttgaattttgaggTTCCTGGAATCTGAATCTTTCCCTGGTTTTTGAGGTAGATTTCATGAGACCTTGCTGAACTGGGGGTCTGGCTCTTGAAATTCTTGGTCCACTGAAGCCCCTCATATATTTTTAGGTAACTCCTTAACTTAGTACTTAATACCAGAAGGGTGGAAAGACAGAGACCACTGCTGGGGGACTTGCACCGTGGAGAGGGCAGGGCATAGTGCCAAATgaccttttcttttcccatttgtttcctATTGTCCATTCTGTCTCTAGAGTTGGGATAGGGACACCCCCTTCTCTggccttcctctcttcttttgtcATGCCCTCATTGTCTCCAGCTTATTCACTCCAGGGTTCTGGCTCTCAGCTGATTGGTTCCATTAtccagtctgtgtgtgtgtgtgtgtgtgtgtgtgtgtgtgtgtgtgtgtgtaagaggcTGGGATGTTTCATCTATTAGAAATTCAAGAGCACTTTCTGATACTGACTGCACAATTTCAGTGTGTATTTGACTAACAGAGTCTGATTTGTCAAAGGCTTCCTGCTACCAGTTCAGCTCAGCGGGTGGGTGAGGACGTGCCTGCCTCAACAAGGGGGAATGGAGGGGAAAGAATCTCAACAGGTCACACTTGTGCTAACACCCTTCCCCCCACCTGAGCAAACCTGAACGAGCTACTGTTCCCCACAGCACAGGGGCCCTCCAGAGCAGCCCAAGTGCACTGCGCGCTCCAGCACAAGCCCCAGGTTGTGTTCACAAAGTCTCCACTTCTGCCCTACACTGGAGTGGCAGAGGGTTCTGTTCACCCTCTGGAGTCTCCCTTAATCTCCACCCAGCATTGCAACTACTTGTGCCCAGAGCCAGTGGGGGGCTGGAGAATATCCCTTAAGGCTATTTTTGTTCCCAGTTCCCTGCCCTTCCCTAGGATACTGGGGCCTCTTGGTCTCCGAGCTCCCTGTCCCAGGGAGGTGGAAAAgctctcagggctggggacattCTACTCAAGGTCACAGAACTCTGCATTAGGTCACCGAACAAATTGGTGTTGTAAGTAAAGTTCTCGTGTGTCTGAGGCAAAGTGAGAAAAGTGAGTACAGCAAAATAAATCACAGTGccaaatgtattcattttaaagGGCTGTTATGTACTCTTGttactttttctgtgtgtgtgtgtatgtgtgtgtgtgtgtgtgtgcatgtgcatgcatgcatgtgtgtatgagaGTTAATTTCTTTAcgtgctggggctgtggctcagtggtagagtgcttgcttagcacatgtgaggcactgggtttaagcctaggtaccacataaaaataaataaataaaataaaggtattgtgttcatctacaactaaaaattttaaaaagagtcatttcttttatgatattAAGATGATAGAAGGTAGTGggctttttactattttttttaaagtttctacttAACAAAATTAAACTTAGCAACTCTAGTTTGTATCCTAagatttttctttagattttgcaGCATGGTGAAATCCCAGTCTGGATCACTGTTCTGGGCCATCCTTTTGAAGTCTCTGAGTCCTTAGATTCTGCTAATTTAGCAAATCAGAGATCTATCACCGTCCCTTTCTGAAAGGGACCCAATAGTGGTTAAGgacatctttttcttcttgcttctcaTCATGAGACCAACCCAAGAGCAGTGGACTTCAGCTACACTCCCTGTTCCCAGTGCTGGTCATTAGGGCTACTCTGTGAAAACTCTTAATACAGACTCAGAATAAACAGAAACCTGacatgaacaaaaaataaattaaataataactgGATCATTGGCTCACGATCTCCACATGTACCACTGGCTAAGGTACGGCTTGATTCTAGGTTCAAAAGATGCTACCAGCATGTACCTGCAAGGTGCTACTTTGCCTGGGTCAACTCCATTCAAGGTTTAGGGTAACCCTGGGTAGCTCTAGGCTCCCATCAACACACCACTTGGTCTAGCATCAGGGAGTTGGCTTCCAAAATTCCTGGGAGAGGTACATCCTCCACATGACTATGTGCTCATGTCACTTAGGTGACTTAAAATGCTGTTTACACAAAGTTTAATTTCCTTTGTGTGGTGTGGAAGTCTTTGGCAATCTATCCTAAATCTATCTTTGCAGCCTGATTTCCTatgcatttttctcttcctctctctaccTGTTATGGCCTGAGTATtggtgtccctccaaaatttgTCTGTTGGAATTTAACCCCCAAGGCGATGGAATTAAGAGGTagacctttgggaggtaattgggTCACCAGGGTTCTGCCCTACTGTGTGGGATTAGTGCCTCTATGAAAGGACCCGAGAGAGGAAGTTTATACGCTTCCTTTCCTCCCGTCCATCTTGTGAAGATGCAGCAGCAAGATACCATATATGGAGGACACAGTAAATCCCCATCAGACAATGACTATGTCAGCCACCCGATTTTGGACTTCCCactttccagaactgtgagaaacaaatttctattatttatctgATGCAGTTCAAACCCAAAAACTtgcacatgtcaggcaagcataGTACCACTGAGCTTTACCTCCAGCTCAATTTCTATTATCTACAAATCACCCAGTTTAAGGTATGTGTTATAGCAGCAGGAACAGACTAAGACAGCATCCAACCACACACACCCAGACTCTGTGGATAGTAATCCTGGTCATTCCTCAAATACATCATTATCTTTTCAAGCAGCCCTGCCTTTTGCATGTCTCCATTCTTAAGCAATGCCTCCTTTAAGACATGATTCTGAGGCCATCTATTCTGTGACTCTTTCCTTGATTccagttttactttttcattgcTTCCtggacactttttaaaattttaattttccaaaaaagttacttttaaaaaaaattcgtAAGTAGCACAGATCCATTCTCAAAGTAACAATTCAAATATTGAATATAAAGCTGAGGTTCCTCTTGAACATTACTATTAATTTCAGTTCCCTACACAGAGACAGGTATCCTGCCACACACTGTTCTGAGTTTACATATGTAAACATACCTTGTAGAAAGTCTTTCTCCACAAATGGTAGGTATCATGCCACAGGTACTGAGCTGcaattattttactttgtgagttttcattgactttattttccaGTCTATTACCTTTTTTCCTGTAGCACCCCCGCCCCCAgtaagaaataaacttcttttgttaattttattacttatacATCAAGTGTTGATATAGCACTATGTGCTAGGCACATTGCAACTGAAAGCTCAGGGCAATTATATGAGGTAGCCATTGATGTTTTGCCCAGGGTATAGAAAGAAAAACCAAGGCAtggagagattaaataatttatccaAAGTCACATCCCTGGTAACTTGTGGAACCAGGATTTGGACTGCAGAAGCCTAGTTCAAGAGTCTGTGTAAGATCCATAGTATGTTCCTCCCAATGTTTTTCAAATGTGATTCCTGAGATGAAGTTATTCCTGTCCACTGGTGGAAACTATGACATTCCTGTTTCTATGGTAGTTCTGGAAATGGCAAttgtttttaatctctgaaatttatttccctccctctctcccttctttcctcccttctcttctccctccctccctcccttcttttctcctttctttcctccctccctcccttccttcctttcttcccttcctggggttgaactcaggggcactctacccctgagttacaatcctgatcccttttatttttaaatttgagacagggcctcattaagatctgaggttggcctcaaacttgcaatcctcttgcctcagcctcctgaggcactagcattacaagtgtgcaccagcTCACCCAGCTTAATCTCTGAAATTTCTCatccttttattgtttatttttctttccccttccctcctttctgccTCTTTTGTCCTATTCTTGTCTTATTCTGTAGTTTGAATAAATTTACTAAAATCTTTGCTCATATTGCTTTTTACCTCTTATTCTCCCTTGTGGATTCATTTTTCTTGGTGCTGATACATCCCTTTTACTATTTATTTCAGAGTATGTCTGTAGGTGATACTTTATGAGTCCCTGACTAactaaaaaagtctttatttttcacaCTTGAATGATGACTGGTATGTGCATATAATTCTAGattcaaagatatttttcctttgaactttgaattttttccctttccttttgcaCCTTCTGTTCTTCAAAGAGTCAAGAATGTTTCAAGGATTCTCAGACCTTTGTagctcatctatttttttttcttccctcattgGATGTTTTCAGGATTTTCTCCCTATTATGGTATCTGAAATTGTATCATATTAGAGCTACATGTTAGTTTTATGAATGGATCCTGGTTTGATAGGGCCTTTCAAACTGAAGGTTCATGGTTTTCCTCAATTtcaggacttttaaaaaattatttgaatataacATCATctcacattttttccattttctacttCAGAACCTATAGGTGAtatcataagttttaaattgatCCTCtgcatattttagtttttttatgcaCTTTCCATATTCCATCTTGTGCTACATGATAGATAAATGTATTTGCTCACTCTTTCAGGTCATGCACATACATTTTAGCTGTGCCCTTTCCGATCATCCTACTGAGTGAATATTGCTTCCTAATTACATTCagtttttcagttgattttaaaaaatgaacagagacgagcatggtgacccacacctgtaatctcagcaactggggaggctgaggcaggaggatcaagagttcaaagccaacctcagcaatttagcaactaagtgagatcctgtccctgtataaaatataaaaaagggctggggatgtggctcagtggttatgaaCCCTgggtttcaattcccagtccaaaaaataaaatagaatgtcCTCCCATAATTATTccaaaatgatttttctaaaatccTGTTCAAACACTGTCAGCAATTTTACTAAGGCAAAGTTCTTTGAGATGTTGGATCTGATATTCCTCTTTGGAAATGTTGACTTTCTTCAAATGTTGGGTACTTATTGGTTGGGAGTGTCTTTTATCCGAAATTCTCTGTGAGCCTGTTCGCCTTCTCTGTTTGTATACTCCTTGGCAAACAGGGTGTGAGATAATCCATGATGTATGCCATAGTCTATTGTCAACAAATGACGGGGATGGGATATATTCCTGAGTGGGGCACTTTGGTCTTCTGTAAGTGGGTGCTTCCCTTTGCTCTCCTCCTAGGTGTCATCAGCCACTGGGAACACTGTCCTTTTCTCTACCTAATTAATGATTTCACATCCCCTGCTCCCATCTCCAGGCAGAGAGCTCTACCAGTGTTTCTTGGCACCAAGAAGAAGTGGGACATGGAGTGGTTGACATGTTTGGTGGTGCCTGTTATAGTATCCTAAATAATCAGTGCCCCATTGGTTGCTCTGAGTACCCTGCTTCTGGAGGAACCCACCTCTGTTGAGCATGCAGTACCGTTGGTGCAGTTTTCTACTCTTGGGGCAGTATATTGCTCTGCATGTTTTGTgctgtgggtttttttctttgactGGTGTCCACCTGCCATTCATCTTTCAAGGACTTCTCATAGTTCTGGTCTACCCAGGGCTCTCCTTTTTATTCAGGGtgattatgaattatttttatttctgaacatCTTTCTATGAATTCTAAGCATCTGGGATGGGAGAGAGAGGCGAAAGCATGTATTCAGTTTGCAGTCTAGAACTGGAACCATCTGCCACAGAACTCTGTTTATTGTAACATGCCTCATGTTTGTGCTAGATGGAAGATAGCCACATCCTAATCCTCAGCACCTGTGGATATTTTATGATGCCTGGCAAGGGAATTAATTGCAGGTGGAGTTAAGGTTGCTAATCATCTGACCTTAAAATAGGGTGATTATCCTGGTTTATCTGGGTG
Proteins encoded in this region:
- the Inha gene encoding inhibin alpha chain, producing MVPQLPLLLLLLLAPQGGQGCHGLELDRELVLAKVRALFLDALGPPAVMGEGGSPGIRRLPRRHAVSGSMRRGSEPEEEDVSQAILFPATGISCEDQPAVGGLAQEAEEGVFTYVFRPSHHTRSRQVTSAQLWFHTGLDKKSTVVSNSSGPLLSLLVLSSGGPMAVPMFLGQAPPRWAVLHLDTSVLPLLTHPVLVLLLRCPLCSCSDRPETTPFLVAHTRARPPSGGERARRSTPPMPWPWSPAALRLLQRPPEEPAAHAYCHRAALNISFQELGWDRWIVHPPSFIFHYCHGGCGLPTPPDLPLPVPGVPPTPVQPLSLVPGAQPCCAALPGTMRPLHVRTTSDGGYSFKYETVPNLLTQHCACI